The following coding sequences are from one Azospirillum sp. TSH100 window:
- a CDS encoding tetratricopeptide repeat protein: MAGSRPSLRGGLRSGLSRGLGRGLAGAALPPAVKLSRQADALAAAGDAAAAEPLYAQSLAADPTLAGTHNNHGNTLRALGRLDEAVTAYRAAVAHGLHEGMAHYNLGSVLRQAERRDEAEDAFRQALALRPDHAEAWNNRGNLLRDLGRFGEAAVDYRRALALRPAWADAHDNLGAVLYLLHEQGGAEDAAALARLWRRDHPGNPLARHIGAAIAGEEADARAPDDYVRQTFDLFAEEFDRKLAELDYRAPALLAGLLTDEVPAGDLDVLDAGCGTGLCAAALRPYARRLVGVDLSDGMLERASGRRLYDELHAAELVGFLAAHRQAFDLVMAADVFCYFGVLDEALAAACTALRPGGRLAFTVEELDPTDGRPHRVATHGRYAHAEAYVRAALAGAGLTLRRCDHDRLRFESGEPVMGLVVLAERPTA, translated from the coding sequence ATGGCAGGGTCACGCCCGTCCTTGCGGGGAGGGTTGCGCAGCGGACTGAGCCGGGGATTGGGCCGGGGACTGGCGGGCGCCGCCCTGCCACCGGCAGTGAAGCTCAGCCGGCAGGCCGACGCGCTGGCCGCGGCCGGCGATGCCGCGGCGGCGGAGCCTCTCTATGCCCAGTCCCTGGCGGCCGATCCCACGCTGGCCGGCACCCACAACAACCACGGCAACACCCTGCGTGCCCTGGGCCGGCTGGATGAAGCAGTCACGGCCTATCGCGCCGCCGTCGCCCATGGCCTGCATGAAGGAATGGCCCATTACAATCTCGGCTCCGTCCTGCGGCAGGCGGAGCGGCGGGATGAGGCGGAGGACGCCTTCCGTCAGGCGCTGGCCCTGCGGCCCGACCATGCGGAGGCATGGAACAACCGCGGCAACCTGCTGCGCGACCTCGGCCGCTTCGGTGAAGCAGCGGTGGATTACAGGCGGGCGCTGGCCTTGCGGCCGGCCTGGGCCGACGCCCACGACAATCTCGGCGCCGTGCTCTACCTGCTGCACGAACAGGGCGGGGCGGAGGACGCGGCGGCGCTGGCCCGACTCTGGCGACGCGACCATCCCGGCAACCCGCTGGCCCGCCACATCGGTGCCGCCATCGCCGGCGAGGAGGCCGACGCCCGCGCCCCCGACGATTACGTGCGCCAGACCTTCGACCTGTTCGCCGAGGAGTTCGACCGCAAGCTGGCGGAGCTGGATTACCGCGCCCCTGCGCTGCTCGCCGGGCTGCTGACCGACGAGGTTCCGGCCGGCGACCTCGACGTGCTCGACGCCGGCTGCGGCACCGGGCTGTGCGCCGCGGCTCTGCGGCCTTATGCGCGCCGGCTGGTCGGCGTCGACCTGTCGGACGGCATGCTGGAGCGCGCCAGCGGCCGCCGCCTGTATGACGAGCTGCATGCGGCGGAACTGGTCGGTTTCCTGGCCGCCCATCGGCAGGCCTTCGACTTGGTGATGGCAGCCGACGTTTTCTGTTACTTCGGCGTCCTCGACGAGGCACTGGCCGCCGCCTGCACGGCGCTGCGCCCTGGCGGCCGGCTGGCCTTCACGGTGGAGGAGCTGGACCCGACCGACGGCCGGCCCCATCGCGTCGCCACTCACGGCCGCTATGCCCATGCCGAGGCCTATGTCCGCGCGGCGCTGGCGGGCGCGGGGCTGACGCTGCGGCGTTGCGACCATGACCGGCTCCGCTTTGAAAGCGGTGAACCGGTGATGGGGCTGGTCGTGCTCGCCGAACGGCCAACCGCTTAA
- a CDS encoding tetratricopeptide repeat protein has product MAKHTNMLAQAVAHHQAGRTAEAERGYRQVLATDPRNADALHLLGVLALQSGRAEEAVTLIGKALAQAKGVADYWDNQGSALSAAGRPADAVQAHRNAILLDPQGAQRRHNMGNVLAALDRHDEAQRAFATALALKPDYAKAWYNLGNGHATHHRYGAAMAALDRAVRLAPGMVEAHNNLGDALAMLGRLDEAIVQHRLVTRYRPDDATAFYNLGAVLQQKGALESAEIAYRQALKRNPRHSAALNNLGSVLKRLGRPDQAELCHRQALELHPDFVEARYNLGNALQAQGRYEEAAACFEEVLAQQPDLATATYNLSLLALLHGDLSRGWAGYERRFAAGEAMPDRRLAVPRWGGELLRGKRLLVWREQGVGDEVMFASCYTDVLAWAGGPVTIECDPRLVPLFRRSFPKATVRAESCTGDAFGDALREIPWETIDPPDCDLQIAAGDLPELLRGSLSAFEPQGPWLVPDPKLVERWGERLGGLAAGAQGPGLRVGIGWRSQLMTADRKAAYVMLEHWGALFAVPGLVFVNLQYGDCEDELRAAEERFGVTIHRWADLDLKDDFDGAAALTANLDLVISPAMSAGELAGALGVPVWRFGARDWTQLGTGARPWFPTMRLFQPSPGEALEATIGAMATALRSMTPGLMIPGLPPIQEQGGPAHPEVCADFEALLNHAADLHRAGRLEEAETAYRAAIAADPRRETTGLPDALHLLGLLMHQSGRNDEALVLIGDALRIDPHFPQAWNHLGLVHEMDKRHAAASRAFARALALHPAYPEALTHLGLVHQIGGDQLGGVESNRAIEEAMRLHRRAIALQPDHLPAHANLGHACELTGQTEAATGHYRRALALQPGSAEANNNLATMATLVGRLEEAKSHLRRALRVDPGFALAAWNLGLMDLADGRIAEGWAGYSRRFSARQLQRARRIDRPVWTGDALRGRRLLVWSEQGIGDEILFASCFDALNGLDGRVTVECDRRLVSLFGRSFPWVSVRAETVDPSGRETIDPPDFDLQLPAGSLPAMIRDGVARYPHRPAYLRPDPGLAARWRDRLAALPGLKVGLAWRSQIVTTQRAAAYTGLADWADLLDLPGVSVVMLQYGDCTAELARVETATRRLHRWDDLNLKDDFEGVSALIANLDLVISPATAVGELAGALGTPVWRLGTRDWTQMGTGVRPWFPTMRLIQPPEGQGLANAAQQAVCRLAALVPTG; this is encoded by the coding sequence GTGGCGAAGCACACCAACATGCTGGCGCAGGCAGTGGCACATCATCAGGCCGGGCGCACCGCGGAGGCCGAGCGCGGCTATCGCCAAGTGCTGGCCACCGACCCTCGCAACGCCGACGCCTTGCATCTGCTGGGGGTCCTGGCCCTGCAATCCGGCCGCGCGGAAGAGGCGGTGACCTTGATCGGCAAGGCCCTGGCGCAAGCCAAGGGCGTGGCCGATTATTGGGACAATCAGGGCAGCGCCCTGTCCGCCGCCGGCCGGCCGGCGGATGCGGTGCAGGCCCACCGCAACGCCATTCTCCTGGACCCGCAGGGGGCGCAACGGCGGCACAATATGGGCAATGTGCTGGCCGCGCTGGACCGCCACGACGAGGCCCAGCGCGCATTCGCCACGGCATTGGCGCTGAAGCCGGACTATGCCAAGGCCTGGTACAATCTCGGCAACGGCCATGCCACGCACCACCGCTACGGCGCTGCCATGGCGGCGCTGGATCGTGCCGTCCGGCTCGCCCCGGGCATGGTCGAGGCACACAACAATCTGGGCGACGCGCTGGCGATGCTCGGCCGGCTGGACGAGGCCATTGTGCAGCACCGGCTGGTGACTCGGTATCGTCCCGACGACGCCACCGCCTTCTACAATCTGGGCGCGGTCCTGCAACAGAAGGGCGCGCTGGAGAGCGCCGAGATCGCCTATCGTCAGGCGCTGAAGCGCAACCCGCGCCACAGCGCCGCGCTGAACAATCTGGGCAGCGTCCTGAAGCGGCTGGGCCGTCCCGATCAGGCGGAACTGTGCCACCGGCAGGCGCTGGAACTCCATCCGGACTTCGTGGAGGCGCGCTACAATCTCGGCAACGCCTTGCAGGCGCAAGGACGCTACGAAGAGGCGGCCGCCTGCTTCGAGGAGGTGCTGGCGCAGCAACCAGACCTCGCCACCGCCACCTACAATCTTTCATTGCTGGCGCTTCTGCACGGCGACCTGTCGCGCGGTTGGGCTGGGTACGAGCGTCGCTTTGCTGCGGGCGAGGCAATGCCGGATCGGCGCCTCGCCGTTCCGCGCTGGGGTGGGGAACTGCTGCGCGGCAAGCGGCTGCTGGTGTGGCGCGAACAGGGGGTGGGCGACGAGGTTATGTTCGCCTCCTGCTATACGGACGTCTTGGCTTGGGCGGGCGGGCCGGTCACCATCGAATGCGATCCGCGTCTGGTGCCGCTGTTCCGCCGCTCCTTTCCCAAGGCGACCGTGCGGGCCGAAAGCTGCACCGGTGACGCTTTCGGCGACGCCCTCCGGGAAATCCCGTGGGAAACCATCGATCCGCCCGACTGCGATCTCCAGATTGCGGCGGGCGACCTGCCGGAGCTGCTGCGCGGCAGCCTGTCCGCCTTCGAACCGCAGGGCCCCTGGCTGGTGCCGGACCCGAAGCTGGTGGAGCGCTGGGGCGAGCGGCTGGGGGGGTTGGCGGCTGGGGCGCAGGGGCCGGGCCTGCGGGTCGGCATCGGCTGGCGCAGCCAGTTGATGACCGCCGACCGCAAGGCCGCCTACGTGATGCTGGAGCATTGGGGAGCGCTGTTCGCCGTCCCCGGGCTGGTCTTCGTCAACCTGCAATATGGCGACTGCGAGGACGAACTGCGGGCGGCGGAGGAGCGCTTCGGCGTGACGATCCACCGTTGGGCCGACCTCGACCTGAAGGACGATTTCGACGGGGCGGCGGCGCTGACCGCCAATCTTGATCTGGTGATCTCGCCGGCGATGTCGGCGGGCGAACTGGCGGGGGCGCTGGGGGTTCCGGTGTGGCGGTTCGGCGCCCGCGACTGGACGCAGCTCGGTACCGGCGCGCGCCCCTGGTTTCCGACCATGCGCCTGTTCCAGCCCAGTCCCGGTGAAGCATTGGAGGCCACCATCGGGGCGATGGCGACGGCGCTGCGCTCGATGACGCCGGGACTCATGATACCCGGGTTGCCGCCCATCCAGGAGCAGGGGGGGCCGGCCCATCCGGAGGTGTGCGCCGATTTCGAGGCCTTGCTGAACCATGCCGCCGACCTTCACCGTGCCGGCCGGCTGGAGGAGGCGGAGACTGCCTACCGAGCCGCCATTGCCGCCGATCCCCGGCGTGAAACCACCGGTCTTCCGGACGCCCTGCATCTGTTGGGACTGTTGATGCACCAGAGCGGTCGGAACGACGAGGCGCTCGTCCTGATCGGCGACGCGTTGCGCATCGATCCGCACTTTCCCCAGGCCTGGAACCATCTTGGGCTGGTGCATGAGATGGACAAGCGCCATGCCGCAGCGTCCCGCGCCTTCGCACGGGCCTTGGCCCTGCATCCGGCCTATCCGGAGGCGCTGACCCATCTTGGCCTGGTCCATCAGATCGGAGGGGACCAGCTGGGCGGGGTGGAGAGCAACCGTGCCATCGAAGAGGCCATGCGGCTGCACCGCCGTGCCATCGCCCTCCAGCCCGACCATCTGCCTGCCCATGCCAATCTGGGACATGCCTGTGAACTGACCGGACAGACGGAGGCAGCCACCGGCCATTACCGCCGGGCACTGGCCCTGCAACCGGGGTCGGCCGAGGCCAACAACAACCTTGCCACCATGGCGACTCTGGTTGGCCGGTTGGAAGAAGCGAAGAGCCACCTGCGCCGCGCCCTGCGGGTCGATCCCGGCTTTGCGCTGGCCGCCTGGAATCTCGGCCTGATGGACCTTGCCGATGGACGCATCGCGGAGGGATGGGCCGGCTATTCCCGCCGCTTCTCCGCCCGGCAGTTGCAGCGGGCCCGCCGCATCGACCGGCCGGTCTGGACAGGCGATGCGTTGCGGGGGCGCCGGCTGCTGGTCTGGTCGGAACAGGGGATCGGCGACGAAATCCTGTTCGCCTCCTGCTTCGACGCCCTGAATGGGCTGGACGGGCGGGTGACCGTCGAATGCGACCGGCGGCTGGTCAGCCTGTTCGGCCGCTCCTTCCCCTGGGTGTCGGTGCGGGCGGAGACTGTGGACCCGAGCGGCCGGGAGACGATCGATCCGCCGGACTTCGATCTGCAGCTGCCGGCCGGGAGCCTCCCGGCCATGATCCGCGATGGGGTGGCGCGTTATCCGCACCGTCCGGCCTATCTGCGTCCCGACCCCGGGCTCGCTGCCCGGTGGCGCGACCGTCTCGCCGCTTTGCCCGGCCTGAAGGTAGGGCTGGCATGGCGCAGCCAGATCGTCACCACCCAGCGTGCCGCCGCCTACACCGGCCTTGCCGACTGGGCAGACCTGCTCGACCTGCCCGGTGTCAGCGTGGTGATGCTGCAATATGGCGACTGCACTGCCGAACTGGCCAGGGTGGAGACGGCCACGCGCCGGCTGCACCGCTGGGACGATTTGAACCTGAAGGACGATTTTGAAGGGGTGTCCGCCCTGATCGCCAACCTTGATCTGGTCATCTCGCCTGCCACGGCAGTGGGTGAACTGGCGGGAGCCCTGGGGACTCCGGTCTGGCGGCTCGGCACCCGCGACTGGACGCAGATGGGCACCGGCGTGCGCCCCTGGTTCCCGACCATGCGCCTGATCCAACCGCCGGAGGGCCAGGGGCTGGCAAACGCGGCCCAGCAGGCGGTGTGCAGGCTGGCGGCGCTGGTTCCGACCGGATGA
- a CDS encoding flagellar basal body rod protein FlgC, producing the protein MVGSIGIALSGLTAQTRRLDASASNVANVRSTGAVPSTDGNSDGKRAAYQPIAVAQSDANPGTRATFTPITPAYLQEYAPDDSAANSDGMVAAPNVDLASERINQIAASRAYGANIAVVRTQDEMLTSLLDSKI; encoded by the coding sequence ATGGTCGGCAGCATCGGCATCGCGCTCAGCGGTTTGACCGCCCAGACGCGGCGGCTCGACGCCTCTGCCTCCAATGTGGCGAATGTCCGTTCCACCGGAGCCGTTCCATCGACGGACGGCAATTCGGATGGCAAGCGCGCCGCTTACCAGCCCATCGCGGTTGCGCAGAGTGACGCCAACCCCGGTACGCGCGCCACCTTCACGCCGATCACCCCTGCCTATCTGCAGGAATATGCGCCGGACGACAGTGCGGCGAACAGCGATGGCATGGTCGCAGCGCCGAATGTCGATCTGGCGAGCGAGCGAATCAACCAGATCGCCGCCAGCCGCGCCTATGGTGCGAACATAGCAGTTGTCCGCACGCAGGACGAGATGCTGACCTCGTTGCTCGACTCGAAAATATGA
- a CDS encoding tetratricopeptide repeat protein: MATILEALTLALDLHLAGRFGEAQELYTRILDVEPEQPDALHYLGVLAGQIDRGDFGLTLIGKALALRPEAADIHANRANLLRGLDRLAEAEASYRRALALRPDFAEAWTDRAFARHGRHDPAAIDATAAMLERALRIDPALDPARERLVDLLHARGRLRLESGQVTPALADLIRAAALDQQDADIAFLLGNALFAAGLRADSVIAFRNALALVPDFLSAALNLGIALAATDHAAAALVPLRHAVRIDPAHPAPRDTLALALRSLGRAEEADALGQAPAAPQQPKPAPARRPRRNV, encoded by the coding sequence ATGGCAACCATCCTCGAAGCTTTGACGCTGGCGCTCGACCTGCATCTCGCCGGCCGCTTCGGTGAGGCGCAGGAACTCTACACCCGCATTCTCGATGTGGAGCCAGAACAGCCGGACGCGCTGCATTACCTGGGCGTTCTGGCCGGACAGATCGACCGGGGGGATTTCGGGCTGACGCTGATCGGCAAGGCGCTGGCCCTGCGGCCGGAGGCGGCCGACATTCACGCCAACCGCGCCAATCTGCTGCGCGGGCTCGACCGCCTGGCCGAGGCCGAGGCTTCCTATCGCCGTGCGCTCGCCCTGCGCCCCGATTTTGCCGAGGCCTGGACCGACCGCGCCTTCGCCCGCCATGGCCGGCACGATCCGGCCGCCATCGATGCCACCGCCGCGATGCTGGAACGCGCCTTGCGGATCGACCCGGCGCTGGACCCGGCGCGCGAGAGGCTGGTCGACCTGCTGCACGCCCGTGGCAGGTTGCGTCTGGAATCCGGGCAGGTCACGCCGGCACTCGCCGATCTGATCCGGGCCGCCGCCCTGGACCAGCAGGATGCCGACATCGCCTTCCTGCTGGGCAATGCCCTGTTCGCAGCAGGGCTGCGCGCGGATTCGGTGATCGCCTTCCGCAACGCGCTGGCCCTGGTGCCGGATTTTCTGTCGGCGGCGCTGAATCTCGGCATCGCGCTGGCGGCGACCGACCACGCGGCGGCGGCACTGGTTCCGCTGCGCCATGCTGTCCGCATCGACCCCGCCCATCCGGCCCCACGTGACACGCTGGCCCTGGCGCTGCGTTCGCTCGGCCGCGCCGAGGAGGCCGACGCGCTGGGCCAGGCGCCGGCCGCTCCGCAGCAACCCAAACCGGCCCCCGCCCGCCGGCCGCGCCGGAACGTTTAG
- a CDS encoding YdcH family protein produces MHTEARLSSLQEKHMRLDRAILDEEKRSWPDESAVKRLKLEKLHVKEEIDRLTRPGPMN; encoded by the coding sequence ATGCACACTGAAGCTCGCCTTTCGTCTCTGCAGGAAAAACACATGCGCCTGGACCGGGCGATCCTCGACGAGGAAAAGCGCTCATGGCCGGATGAGAGCGCAGTAAAGCGCCTCAAACTCGAAAAGCTGCACGTCAAGGAAGAGATCGATCGCCTGACGCGCCCCGGCCCGATGAATTAA
- a CDS encoding PP2C family serine/threonine-protein phosphatase, producing MPNAAFALTVAGLTDVGRTRSRNEDSFQASVDREFAVVCDGMGGHAGGDIASRKAVDLICGTLQEYVPSDPITMVKRDDADRTQTDPAATEPVVRHALSVARSAVQQANRTIHEMNLARGFSSGRGMGTTVAGIWRVPGTAQMVVFHAGDSRVYRLRDGELRSLTRDHSLYQIWLDNGGRGTAPQRNIIVRALGTAEDVEPEVSVQPLMPDDVVMLCSDGLNGMLPDSVIARILRQEADPALAAAALVDAANAAGGMDNVTVVVGRFTATA from the coding sequence ATGCCGAACGCTGCCTTTGCCCTGACCGTCGCCGGTTTGACCGACGTCGGGCGTACCCGCTCCCGCAACGAGGATAGTTTTCAAGCCAGCGTCGACCGTGAATTCGCGGTCGTCTGCGATGGCATGGGTGGCCATGCCGGTGGCGACATCGCAAGCCGAAAGGCGGTCGACCTGATCTGCGGCACTCTTCAGGAGTATGTGCCGTCCGATCCGATCACCATGGTGAAGCGGGATGATGCCGACCGCACCCAGACGGACCCGGCGGCGACCGAACCCGTGGTGCGCCACGCTCTGTCGGTTGCACGGTCGGCGGTCCAGCAGGCCAACCGTACGATTCACGAGATGAATCTGGCCCGTGGTTTCTCGTCGGGGCGCGGGATGGGCACGACGGTGGCCGGCATCTGGCGGGTTCCCGGCACCGCGCAGATGGTGGTTTTCCATGCCGGCGACAGCCGGGTCTACCGCCTGCGCGACGGGGAACTGCGCAGCCTGACCCGCGACCACAGCCTCTATCAGATATGGCTGGACAATGGCGGACGGGGGACGGCGCCGCAGCGGAACATCATCGTCAGGGCGCTCGGCACGGCGGAGGATGTGGAACCGGAGGTCAGCGTGCAGCCGCTGATGCCGGACGATGTCGTGATGCTCTGTTCTGACGGGCTGAACGGCATGTTGCCCGACAGCGTCATCGCCCGCATTCTGCGTCAGGAAGCCGACCCCGCGCTCGCCGCCGCAGCGCTGGTGGATGCCGCCAACGCGGCCGGCGGGATGGACAATGTGACGGTGGTCGTCGGCCGCTTCACCGCGACCGCCTGA
- a CDS encoding tetratricopeptide repeat protein, which produces MSTSPTLLAEAFDRHQTGGFEEAESLYRRILAGEPDAVEALHRYGLLVAQLGRLEEADRWLARALALEPALETGAVEAAVNHAKILRALRRPEDAARRFRHALVLAPALPTAFEGLGHAEREGDDGAAAAGAYRRAALLGAGAAVLHQWGIALDGIGRLDEAADALRRSAHLDPSVPSVAVRLAGVLYRLGRGGEAAGWYRHALKLQPGRSELRAVLSDIAAPHPSLPPET; this is translated from the coding sequence ATGAGCACGAGCCCCACTCTGCTGGCGGAGGCGTTCGACCGTCACCAGACCGGCGGATTCGAGGAGGCGGAAAGTCTCTACCGCCGCATCCTTGCCGGCGAACCGGATGCAGTGGAGGCCCTGCACCGCTATGGCCTGCTGGTTGCCCAGCTTGGCCGCCTTGAGGAGGCTGACCGGTGGCTGGCCCGTGCGCTGGCTCTGGAGCCGGCCCTGGAGACAGGCGCGGTCGAGGCGGCGGTAAACCATGCCAAGATCCTGCGTGCACTCCGACGGCCGGAGGATGCGGCCCGCCGGTTCCGCCATGCCCTGGTGCTGGCGCCCGCCCTGCCGACAGCGTTCGAGGGGCTCGGTCATGCCGAACGGGAAGGCGATGACGGTGCTGCGGCGGCCGGGGCCTATCGGCGTGCCGCGCTGCTCGGCGCCGGTGCGGCGGTGCTGCACCAATGGGGCATCGCGCTGGACGGCATCGGGCGTCTTGATGAGGCCGCCGACGCGCTGCGCCGTTCCGCCCACCTCGATCCGTCGGTGCCATCGGTCGCCGTCAGGCTGGCCGGGGTCCTCTACCGGCTGGGGCGTGGCGGTGAGGCTGCCGGCTGGTATCGCCATGCGCTGAAGCTTCAGCCCGGCCGCAGCGAGTTGCGCGCGGTGCTTTCCGACATCGCCGCTCCCCATCCAAGCCTGCCACCGGAGACATAA